In one Parageobacillus genomosp. 1 genomic region, the following are encoded:
- the truA gene encoding tRNA pseudouridine(38-40) synthase TruA, with protein MDKRMKCTLAYDGTYFSGYQVQPGKRTVQGELERVLTQMHKGQTVRVTASGRTDAGVHACGQVIHFDTALSLSSQQWKKALNALLPDDIVIKHVQEVDASFHARFAAKAKEYRYKVRNAKERDVFLRHYCYHYPYALDIEAMKQALRFIEGTHDFTSFCSAKTDVDDRIRTIYQADVTVDQEMLEFRLIGNGFLYNMVRIIVGTVLEVGQGKRGADSISAILEAKDRRYAGPTAPPQGLYLWKVYYDN; from the coding sequence ATGGATAAACGGATGAAATGTACGCTTGCCTATGACGGTACGTATTTTTCCGGCTATCAAGTTCAGCCTGGCAAGCGCACGGTGCAAGGGGAGCTTGAAAGAGTACTGACACAAATGCATAAAGGCCAAACGGTGCGTGTAACTGCTTCAGGAAGGACGGATGCCGGTGTTCATGCATGCGGGCAAGTGATTCATTTCGATACGGCTTTATCGCTTTCATCCCAACAATGGAAAAAAGCGTTAAATGCTCTATTGCCGGATGATATTGTGATTAAACATGTGCAGGAAGTAGATGCTTCTTTTCATGCCCGTTTTGCTGCCAAGGCAAAAGAATATCGGTATAAAGTGCGAAACGCCAAGGAGCGCGATGTGTTTTTGCGTCATTACTGCTATCATTATCCGTATGCACTGGATATCGAAGCAATGAAACAGGCGTTGCGATTCATCGAGGGGACACATGATTTTACGAGCTTTTGTTCCGCAAAAACCGACGTCGATGATCGTATACGCACTATTTATCAAGCGGACGTGACCGTCGATCAGGAGATGTTGGAATTCCGTTTGATTGGCAACGGATTTTTGTATAATATGGTGCGGATTATCGTCGGGACTGTTTTGGAGGTTGGGCAAGGAAAGCGGGGCGCAGACAGCATTTCCGCTATTTTGGAAGCAAAAGACCGGCGTTATGCTGGCCCGACTGCTCCGCCTCAAGGACTGTATTTATGGAAAGTATATTATGACAACTAG
- the rplM gene encoding 50S ribosomal protein L13, translating into MRTTYMAKPNEVERKWYVVDAAGKTLGRLASEVAAILRGKHKPTFTPHVDCGDHVIVINADKVELTGKKLTKKLYYRHSLHPGGLKVRTALEMRTNYPEQMIERAVRGMLPKGRLGRQMFKKLHVYRGSEHPHQAQKPEVYEIRG; encoded by the coding sequence ATGCGTACAACTTACATGGCGAAGCCAAATGAAGTAGAACGTAAATGGTACGTTGTTGACGCTGCTGGCAAAACGTTAGGACGCCTTGCAAGTGAAGTAGCAGCAATTTTGCGCGGCAAACATAAGCCGACATTCACACCACACGTAGATTGCGGCGATCATGTCATCGTGATCAATGCAGATAAAGTGGAATTAACCGGGAAAAAATTAACGAAAAAACTGTACTATCGCCATAGTTTGCATCCAGGCGGATTAAAAGTAAGAACGGCATTGGAAATGCGTACAAACTATCCAGAGCAAATGATTGAGAGAGCGGTACGCGGAATGCTTCCAAAAGGCCGTCTAGGTCGTCAAATGTTTAAAAAATTGCACGTATATCGTGGAAGCGAACATCCACATCAAGCGCAAAAACCAGAAGTTTATGAAATTCGCGGATAA
- the rpsI gene encoding 30S ribosomal protein S9, translating into MAQVQYYGTGRRKSSVARVRLVPGDGRIIVNNRDIREYIPTEALIEVVKQPLVLTETLGNYDVLVNVKGGGFAGQAGAIRHGIARALLQVDPDYRQVLKRAGLLTRDARVKERKKYGLKGARRAPQFSKR; encoded by the coding sequence TTGGCACAGGTACAATATTATGGCACAGGTCGTCGCAAAAGCTCTGTTGCGCGCGTGCGCCTCGTTCCAGGCGACGGACGTATTATCGTGAACAACCGTGACATTCGTGAGTATATCCCAACGGAAGCGTTAATCGAAGTGGTAAAACAACCGCTAGTGTTAACAGAAACGTTAGGAAATTATGATGTATTAGTAAACGTAAAAGGCGGCGGATTTGCTGGCCAAGCAGGTGCGATTCGCCACGGCATCGCCCGTGCGTTATTGCAAGTAGACCCGGATTATCGCCAAGTATTAAAACGCGCAGGATTATTAACACGCGATGCTCGCGTGAAAGAACGGAAAAAATACGGTCTCAAGGGTGCTCGTCGCGCTCCGCAATTCTCCAAACGTTAA
- a CDS encoding YbaK family protein, giving the protein MNVITSFKEKKREKQILYERKMLRELSLEKLKTKVIEHFGPFYHMYRLFPSVIEEGCIDIAIEAYLLGANYSRFGYYGEPAESVRRRCAQEEKYLIGTLFDFLCFWGDIDDGLASESLYYTCEHYIIYWWTEGFEKGKKRRRLKLH; this is encoded by the coding sequence ATGAATGTCATTACTTCATTTAAGGAGAAAAAACGGGAAAAACAAATACTATACGAACGAAAAATGTTGCGCGAGCTGTCGTTAGAAAAGTTAAAAACGAAAGTCATTGAACATTTTGGCCCTTTTTACCATATGTATCGCTTATTCCCATCCGTTATTGAGGAAGGATGTATCGATATCGCGATAGAAGCGTATTTGCTTGGTGCCAACTACAGCCGGTTTGGTTATTATGGGGAGCCGGCAGAAAGCGTAAGAAGACGATGTGCGCAAGAGGAAAAATATTTGATCGGTACATTATTCGATTTCCTTTGCTTTTGGGGGGATATCGATGACGGATTGGCAAGCGAATCGCTTTATTATACATGCGAGCATTATATCATTTATTGGTGGACAGAAGGATTTGAAAAAGGAAAAAAACGCCGGCGCTTGAAACTTCACTAA
- the cwlD gene encoding N-acetylmuramoyl-L-alanine amidase CwlD, which translates to MKGKWLGALVISFTIIVVFFQYLFSDPTSTKSWNLPLSGRIIILDPGHGGPDGGAVGGDVVEEEVALKVAMKLRDYLQQQGALVLMTRETDSDLANKDTRGYSRRKTEDLRKRVTIINESEADLFISIHLNAIPSPRWRGAQTFYYGSLIENERLARFIQSELRRNLENTNRVAKMIDTVYLLKYAKKPGALVEVGFLSNPEERELLASDHYQTKLAASIYKGVLRYFSNEKNPPE; encoded by the coding sequence ATGAAAGGGAAATGGTTGGGTGCTCTCGTCATTAGTTTTACAATTATTGTTGTTTTTTTCCAATACCTTTTTTCTGATCCCACTTCAACAAAATCATGGAATCTTCCGCTATCTGGAAGGATTATCATTTTAGACCCTGGTCACGGCGGACCAGATGGCGGAGCGGTTGGCGGCGATGTGGTGGAAGAAGAAGTGGCGCTGAAAGTGGCGATGAAATTGCGCGACTACTTGCAGCAGCAAGGAGCGCTCGTGCTGATGACAAGGGAAACGGACAGCGATCTCGCTAATAAAGACACGCGCGGCTACAGCCGTCGGAAAACAGAAGATTTGCGAAAGCGCGTCACCATTATTAATGAATCAGAAGCGGATTTATTTATTAGCATCCATCTCAATGCGATCCCTTCTCCGCGTTGGCGTGGTGCGCAGACTTTTTATTATGGTTCATTGATAGAAAATGAACGGCTTGCTAGGTTTATCCAGAGTGAACTGCGGCGTAATCTCGAAAATACAAACCGTGTAGCCAAAATGATTGATACCGTTTATTTGTTAAAATATGCAAAAAAACCTGGCGCGCTCGTGGAAGTTGGCTTTTTATCCAATCCGGAAGAGAGGGAACTTTTAGCTTCCGATCATTATCAAACAAAACTCGCCGCCTCGATATATAAAGGAGTATTGCGATATTTTTCCAATGAAAAAAATCCCCCGGAGTAG
- a CDS encoding Mrp/NBP35 family ATP-binding protein, whose product MLTENEVRALLENIKDPFLNKTFKETNAIQEIKIKEDKNHVSVKIALAKTGTAEQLRVQTTVVQLLKDAGAASVGLRFAQLPEEVVEKYEANQSKTTYIAIASGKGGVGKSTVSVNLAVSLARLGKKVGLIDADIYGFSVPDMMGIVERPTVRGDKIIPVERFGVKVISMAFFVEDNAPVIWRGPMLGKMLNNFFKEVEWGDLDYLLLDLPPGTGDVALDVHTMLPSCKEIIVTTPHPTAAFVAARAGAMALRTEHEIIGVIENMSYFESRKTGEREYVFGKGGGEKLAKELQTELLGQLPLQQPDWNDDDFAPSVYAEDHPIGKIYMDIARKIIEKC is encoded by the coding sequence ATGCTTACGGAGAACGAGGTTAGAGCGCTGCTTGAAAACATCAAAGATCCGTTTTTAAACAAAACGTTTAAGGAAACAAATGCGATCCAAGAAATTAAAATTAAGGAAGACAAAAACCATGTTAGTGTCAAAATTGCATTAGCCAAAACGGGAACAGCAGAACAGCTTCGGGTGCAAACAACGGTTGTCCAACTATTAAAGGATGCGGGCGCTGCCTCGGTAGGCTTGCGGTTTGCACAGCTTCCTGAGGAAGTAGTGGAAAAATATGAAGCGAACCAATCAAAAACAACTTACATTGCGATTGCCAGCGGAAAAGGTGGGGTCGGAAAGTCCACCGTTTCCGTCAATTTGGCTGTTTCTCTCGCCCGTCTTGGCAAAAAGGTAGGGCTTATTGATGCCGATATTTATGGGTTTAGCGTTCCGGACATGATGGGCATTGTCGAACGTCCGACGGTGCGCGGCGATAAAATTATTCCAGTGGAACGTTTTGGCGTAAAAGTCATTTCCATGGCCTTTTTTGTCGAAGATAATGCCCCTGTTATTTGGCGCGGTCCAATGTTAGGAAAAATGTTAAATAACTTTTTCAAAGAAGTGGAATGGGGCGACCTAGACTATCTATTATTGGATTTACCTCCTGGAACAGGGGATGTGGCGTTAGATGTCCATACGATGCTCCCATCGTGCAAAGAAATCATCGTTACTACTCCGCATCCAACAGCGGCGTTTGTGGCGGCGCGCGCAGGGGCAATGGCGCTTCGTACCGAGCATGAAATCATCGGTGTGATTGAGAATATGTCCTATTTTGAAAGCCGCAAAACAGGCGAAAGAGAATATGTATTCGGCAAAGGCGGGGGCGAGAAGCTTGCCAAGGAGTTGCAAACGGAACTATTAGGCCAATTGCCGCTGCAGCAACCAGACTGGAATGATGACGATTTTGCTCCATCGGTGTATGCCGAGGATCATCCGATTGGAAAAATATATATGGACATTGCCCGTAAAATTATCGAAAAATGTTAA
- the gerD gene encoding spore germination lipoprotein GerD, translated as MKKSTLLLLLSYFLILSSCAPQEISSPPPDYDETKKMVVDILKTDEGKKAIQEIMTDEKMKQQLVMEQTVIKETLQQILTSEQGVKFWEKALQDPKFAESFAKSLKTEHEKTIKALMKDPEYQGMMIDILKNPEMEKAMIDVLKSKEFRKHLQQVITETLNSPLFQAKIQDILIKSAENIQQETKKQGEDEKGGEGEESSGNQQGQGGS; from the coding sequence ATGAAAAAAAGCACATTGCTCCTATTATTGAGCTATTTCCTTATCCTTAGCTCTTGTGCTCCTCAAGAAATTAGTTCGCCGCCCCCTGATTACGACGAAACGAAAAAAATGGTCGTTGATATTTTGAAAACAGATGAGGGGAAAAAGGCGATTCAAGAAATCATGACGGATGAAAAAATGAAACAACAGCTCGTCATGGAGCAAACCGTCATTAAAGAAACGCTTCAACAAATACTGACTTCCGAACAAGGAGTGAAATTTTGGGAGAAAGCATTACAAGATCCCAAATTTGCGGAAAGCTTTGCCAAAAGCTTAAAAACGGAGCATGAAAAAACGATCAAAGCGTTGATGAAAGACCCGGAATACCAAGGGATGATGATAGATATTTTGAAAAATCCAGAAATGGAAAAGGCTATGATAGATGTGTTAAAAAGCAAGGAATTTCGCAAACATCTGCAACAAGTCATCACCGAAACGCTGAACAGCCCATTGTTCCAAGCAAAAATTCAAGACATATTAATCAAATCGGCTGAAAACATACAGCAGGAAACGAAAAAACAAGGCGAAGATGAAAAAGGCGGAGAGGGAGAAGAAAGCAGCGGCAATCAGCAAGGACAGGGAGGAAGCTAA
- a CDS encoding KinB-signaling pathway activation protein: MNSRKWVRLFLTTLAIGGITAAIIGIIFNWGEYQKLLLQLDIVEILAVLMWHIGVGFIFSVVSQAGFFAYLTIHRFGLGIFRSASLWNAVQMVLILLVLFDLVYFRYQAFAAKGESVVSYILVALFILVIGLVVAYIKSAQTNKGAFVPALFFMVVVTVIEWFPVLRINDRDWLYLMLFPLLVCNAYQLLILHKLTGSARS, from the coding sequence GTGAACAGCCGTAAATGGGTGCGTTTATTTTTAACAACATTAGCGATCGGGGGAATCACGGCAGCAATTATAGGAATTATTTTTAATTGGGGTGAATACCAAAAGCTGCTGTTGCAATTGGACATAGTGGAAATTCTCGCTGTATTGATGTGGCACATTGGTGTCGGCTTTATTTTTAGTGTCGTTAGTCAAGCAGGTTTTTTTGCTTATTTAACCATCCATCGCTTTGGGCTCGGAATTTTCCGCTCTGCTTCACTGTGGAACGCTGTACAAATGGTGTTAATTTTGTTAGTACTGTTTGATCTAGTATATTTCCGTTATCAAGCGTTTGCGGCAAAGGGGGAGTCTGTCGTTAGTTACATATTAGTGGCTTTATTTATTTTAGTGATCGGGCTTGTTGTAGCGTATATAAAAAGCGCGCAAACAAATAAAGGCGCGTTTGTGCCAGCTTTGTTCTTCATGGTTGTCGTGACAGTGATTGAATGGTTTCCTGTATTGCGTATTAATGATCGGGACTGGCTTTATTTAATGTTATTTCCGTTATTAGTTTGCAATGCTTATCAGCTTCTTATACTGCATAAATTAACAGGTAGCGCGAGATCATAA
- the pdaB gene encoding polysaccharide deacetylase family sporulation protein PdaB, whose product MNFFYALNGRSLKKALIIVLSAFFTAAILYSHQMHNATLSLSAGPKAIYKVDKIKNEIALTFDISWGDRNALHILDVLKQNGIKNATFFLSASWAERHPNIVKRIKEDGHEIGSMGYNFLNYTELENAKIRQDLMEAKKVFDNLGIKEITLLRPPGGNFNKNVLKIADSLGYTVVHWSIDSKDWLNPGTKTIVENVTDDMEAGDIILLHASDSANQTAKALPKIIATMKEKGYRNVTVSQLIANGDASSKEIN is encoded by the coding sequence ATGAATTTTTTCTATGCATTAAATGGGCGGTCCCTAAAAAAAGCACTGATTATCGTTCTTTCCGCGTTTTTTACCGCCGCTATTTTATACTCGCATCAAATGCATAATGCGACTCTTTCTCTCTCTGCCGGTCCAAAGGCCATCTATAAAGTGGACAAAATCAAAAATGAAATAGCATTGACATTCGATATTAGCTGGGGGGATCGAAATGCCCTGCATATCCTCGATGTATTAAAACAAAATGGCATTAAAAATGCAACCTTTTTTTTATCGGCTTCGTGGGCAGAACGCCATCCAAACATCGTGAAGCGAATTAAAGAGGACGGCCACGAAATCGGCAGCATGGGTTATAACTTTTTGAACTATACAGAGCTAGAAAATGCGAAAATACGTCAAGATCTTATGGAAGCAAAGAAAGTATTTGACAACCTCGGAATAAAGGAAATAACATTATTGCGCCCTCCGGGAGGCAACTTTAATAAAAACGTTTTAAAAATTGCCGATTCTCTTGGCTACACAGTCGTTCACTGGAGCATTGATTCTAAAGATTGGCTTAACCCTGGAACGAAAACCATTGTAGAAAACGTTACAGACGATATGGAAGCTGGAGACATTATTTTGCTTCACGCCTCTGATTCCGCCAATCAAACGGCAAAAGCACTTCCAAAAATTATTGCAACAATGAAGGAAAAAGGTTACCGCAATGTTACTGTTTCGCAACTGATTGCGAACGGAGATGCAAGCAGCAAAGAAATCAATTAA
- the rocF gene encoding arginase, producing the protein MKKISIIGVPMDLGQTRRGVDMGPSAMRYAGVVERLERLHYDIEDLGDISIGRAERPDDEGLRLNLRNLKAVAEANEKLAAAVDDVIKRGRFPLVLGGDHSIAIGTLAGVAKHYKNLGVIWYDAHGDLNTAETSPSGNIHGMPLAASLGLGHPALTNIGGYSPKVKPENIVLIGIRSLDEGEKRFIREKGIKIYTMHEVDRLGMTTVMEETIAYLKGRTDGVHLSLDLDGLDPHDAPGVGTPVIGGLTYRESHLAMEMLAEAQLITSAEFVEVNPILDERNKTASVAVGLMGSLFGEKLV; encoded by the coding sequence ATGAAGAAAATATCGATCATTGGTGTGCCGATGGATTTAGGACAGACGCGTCGCGGCGTCGATATGGGGCCGAGTGCCATGCGCTATGCGGGGGTCGTTGAGCGTTTGGAGCGCCTTCATTATGATATTGAAGATTTGGGAGATATTTCGATAGGAAGAGCTGAACGGCCTGATGATGAAGGGCTTCGTCTTAACTTGCGAAATTTGAAAGCGGTTGCGGAAGCGAATGAAAAATTGGCCGCGGCTGTGGATGATGTGATCAAAAGGGGAAGATTTCCTCTCGTTTTGGGTGGCGATCACAGCATTGCCATTGGTACATTAGCCGGTGTTGCCAAACATTATAAAAATTTAGGCGTGATTTGGTATGACGCGCATGGTGATTTGAATACCGCCGAAACGTCGCCGTCTGGAAATATTCATGGAATGCCGCTGGCTGCAAGTCTCGGACTAGGACATCCAGCATTAACGAATATTGGCGGTTACAGCCCAAAAGTTAAGCCGGAAAATATCGTTCTGATCGGTATTCGTTCCCTTGATGAAGGCGAAAAACGATTCATTCGCGAAAAAGGGATTAAAATATATACGATGCATGAAGTAGATCGTCTCGGAATGACCACGGTGATGGAAGAAACAATTGCTTATTTGAAAGGGCGGACAGACGGGGTGCATTTATCACTTGATTTAGACGGATTGGATCCTCATGATGCACCAGGGGTAGGCACTCCAGTGATTGGCGGTCTTACTTATCGGGAAAGCCATTTGGCAATGGAAATGCTTGCCGAGGCGCAGTTAATTACATCGGCAGAGTTTGTCGAGGTAAATCCTATTTTAGATGAGCGCAATAAGACTGCTTCTGTCGCCGTAGGATTGATGGGTTCTCTTTTTGGCGAAAAGTTAGTGTAA
- the sigW gene encoding RNA polymerase sigma factor SigW yields MDIFVKKRIKAIKKGDQNAYADIVDLYKDKIYRLCYRMLGNRHEAEDAAQEAFIRAYVHIDTYNPKMKFSTWLYRIATNLTIDKIRKKKPDAYLDEEVSGTDGLTMYAQLSSHEASPEETVESLELRETVQEAIGKLPEKYRSVIVLKYIEDLSLQEISEILDLPIGTVKTRLYRGREALRKHLGHL; encoded by the coding sequence ATGGATATATTTGTGAAGAAACGGATTAAAGCGATAAAAAAAGGCGACCAAAATGCCTATGCCGATATTGTTGACCTTTATAAAGATAAAATATATCGTCTATGCTATCGGATGCTGGGAAACCGCCATGAGGCGGAAGATGCAGCACAAGAGGCATTCATCCGCGCCTATGTTCATATTGATACGTATAATCCGAAGATGAAATTTTCGACATGGCTTTACCGCATTGCAACGAACTTAACGATTGATAAAATCAGGAAGAAGAAGCCAGATGCGTATTTGGATGAGGAAGTCAGCGGCACCGATGGGCTTACGATGTATGCCCAGCTTTCTTCTCACGAAGCTTCCCCCGAGGAAACAGTAGAAAGCCTGGAGCTGCGGGAGACGGTGCAGGAGGCGATCGGAAAGCTGCCGGAAAAATATCGCAGCGTGATCGTGCTAAAGTATATAGAAGATTTATCATTACAAGAAATTAGCGAGATTTTAGATCTGCCGATCGGCACGGTGAAAACACGGCTTTATCGCGGCAGGGAAGCATTACGAAAGCATTTGGGTCATCTGTAA
- the rsiW gene encoding anti-sigma-W factor RsiW, which translates to MKCPEHIVKLMHDYLDGDIGPGDEKRLKEHLQECPACAAHFHGLTKTVAFIQYASHVPSSPDFTTRVMANLPREKKRIRVQRWMQRHPFLTAASLFILLTTGSLFTAWNGEEQFSVSTHENVIIRDHTVIVPKGETVKGDIVVRNGSIRIEGKVEGNVTVIHGEKYFASAGQVTGEIEEINQVFEWIWYNIKERIKDAMETFK; encoded by the coding sequence ATGAAGTGTCCAGAGCATATTGTAAAGCTTATGCATGATTATTTAGATGGTGATATAGGTCCAGGTGATGAAAAACGATTAAAAGAGCATTTACAGGAATGCCCGGCATGTGCCGCTCATTTCCATGGGTTAACGAAAACGGTGGCCTTTATTCAGTATGCATCTCATGTCCCTTCGTCGCCTGATTTTACGACGCGAGTGATGGCGAATTTACCGAGGGAAAAGAAGAGGATTCGAGTGCAAAGATGGATGCAACGCCACCCGTTTCTTACTGCCGCATCACTATTTATTCTTTTAACTACCGGAAGTCTGTTTACTGCATGGAATGGAGAGGAACAATTCTCGGTTTCCACACACGAAAATGTGATTATTCGCGATCATACCGTCATTGTTCCAAAAGGGGAAACGGTGAAAGGGGATATCGTTGTCCGCAACGGTTCTATTAGGATAGAAGGGAAAGTGGAAGGCAATGTTACCGTGATTCACGGAGAAAAATATTTTGCTTCCGCAGGGCAAGTAACAGGGGAAATTGAAGAAATTAATCAAGTATTTGAATGGATCTGGTATAATATTAAGGAACGGATCAAAGATGCAATGGAAACGTTCAAATAG
- the cdaA gene encoding diadenylate cyclase CdaA, which produces MPFGELPVVDYLVKIVDILVVWYVIYKLIMMIRGTKAVQLLKGIILIILVRIVSNFLGLSTLQWLTGQAITWGFLAIIIIFQPEFRRALEQLGRGKLFARSSTNEDEEQVKMVEAIIKAAEYMAKRRIGALISVERETGMGDYIETGIILNARVSSELLINIFIPNTPLHDGAVIIQKNHVAAAACYLPLSESPFISKELGTRHRAALGISEVTDSITVVVSEETGAVSITKNGELHRDLTPEQFRELLTKELVPATKATSSSRWQWRGKKHG; this is translated from the coding sequence ATGCCTTTCGGAGAACTCCCTGTTGTAGATTATTTAGTGAAAATTGTCGATATTCTCGTTGTTTGGTACGTGATCTATAAATTAATTATGATGATTCGCGGGACGAAAGCAGTCCAGCTTTTAAAGGGAATTATTCTGATTATACTAGTGCGAATCGTTAGTAACTTTCTTGGCCTTAGCACGCTGCAGTGGCTAACGGGTCAGGCGATTACATGGGGGTTTCTCGCTATTATTATTATCTTTCAGCCGGAATTCAGGCGTGCTCTTGAGCAGCTGGGGCGCGGAAAACTATTTGCAAGAAGCAGCACAAACGAAGATGAAGAACAAGTAAAGATGGTTGAGGCGATTATTAAAGCTGCGGAATATATGGCGAAACGGCGAATCGGTGCGTTAATTTCTGTAGAACGGGAAACAGGAATGGGAGATTATATCGAAACGGGAATTATTTTGAACGCTCGTGTTTCGTCAGAACTATTAATTAATATTTTCATTCCGAATACTCCTTTGCATGACGGAGCTGTTATTATTCAAAAAAATCATGTTGCCGCTGCGGCCTGTTATTTGCCGCTTTCGGAAAGCCCATTTATTTCAAAAGAATTAGGGACTCGTCACCGTGCTGCACTGGGAATTAGTGAGGTAACTGATAGCATAACAGTTGTGGTATCGGAAGAAACCGGTGCGGTATCGATCACAAAAAACGGGGAGTTACATCGGGATTTAACTCCGGAGCAGTTTCGGGAGTTGCTTACAAAAGAATTAGTGCCGGCAACAAAAGCGACTTCCTCATCCCGTTGGCAATGGAGGGGGAAGAAACATGGATAA
- a CDS encoding YbbR-like domain-containing protein: MDKLMNNHWFIKVFSLLLAIMLYMSVNIEKGTKSGGIFRNAIGQEDIETLMNVPVVVYYDEENLIVSGVPKYVNVTLQGPASIVKPTALQRNFEVYMDLTDLPLGTYTVPIKYKDISDKLKVNIQPSTAKVTIREKVTKNFPVGVEFMNKNQVLKGYSVEQPIVKPNSVMITGAKELIDSISSVTAKVNLEGATDTITQKSKVIVYDHNGRVLNISVHPSIVEVTVPIRSPSKTVSLKINRVGTLPEGVNIVKIETVPNEVTIFGPKEKIDSIESIDGITIRLDEITEDTTLEMDVPLPEGVKSVDPSKVKVHIDVQKEESKTLKGVPIHVLGLGEQYTVEFIDPKEQTMDVRLHGAPNILNDITEDDVELYIDVSGLDLGEHEVKIKWNGPQNVKWELPKENAKIKISEKTNEQ, encoded by the coding sequence ATGGATAAGTTGATGAACAACCATTGGTTTATTAAAGTGTTTTCTTTACTGCTAGCCATCATGCTTTATATGTCAGTCAATATTGAAAAAGGAACAAAGTCTGGAGGGATTTTCCGCAATGCGATTGGACAAGAGGATATAGAAACGCTGATGAATGTCCCCGTCGTCGTTTACTACGACGAGGAAAATCTAATCGTTTCCGGCGTTCCGAAATACGTGAACGTGACGTTGCAAGGGCCGGCAAGCATTGTAAAACCAACCGCTTTGCAGCGGAATTTCGAAGTATATATGGATTTAACGGATTTGCCGTTAGGAACATATACTGTTCCGATTAAATATAAAGACATATCCGACAAACTAAAGGTAAACATTCAGCCCTCGACAGCAAAAGTAACCATTCGGGAAAAAGTAACAAAAAATTTTCCTGTCGGGGTTGAATTTATGAATAAGAATCAAGTGCTAAAAGGCTATTCTGTGGAACAGCCGATTGTCAAGCCTAACTCGGTTATGATCACGGGTGCCAAAGAATTAATTGATAGCATCTCATCGGTAACAGCGAAAGTAAATTTAGAAGGCGCCACTGACACGATAACCCAAAAATCGAAAGTAATCGTTTATGATCATAACGGCAGGGTGTTAAATATCAGTGTGCATCCTTCGATTGTCGAAGTGACCGTTCCGATAAGAAGTCCAAGCAAAACCGTTTCCCTAAAAATCAACCGGGTAGGAACGTTGCCGGAAGGAGTAAACATTGTAAAAATAGAAACAGTTCCAAATGAAGTGACGATCTTCGGTCCTAAAGAAAAAATTGATTCTATTGAATCCATCGATGGGATTACGATTCGTTTAGATGAAATTACTGAAGATACGACGTTGGAAATGGATGTTCCACTGCCGGAAGGAGTCAAAAGCGTTGATCCATCTAAAGTAAAAGTCCATATCGATGTGCAAAAAGAAGAATCAAAAACGCTCAAAGGCGTGCCGATTCATGTGTTAGGATTAGGAGAACAATATACAGTGGAATTTATAGACCCAAAAGAGCAAACAATGGATGTTCGGCTTCATGGAGCGCCTAACATCTTAAACGATATTACAGAAGATGACGTGGAATTATATATTGATGTTAGCGGTTTAGACCTCGGTGAACATGAAGTAAAGATAAAATGGAATGGACCACAAAATGTGAAATGGGAACTGCCAAAAGAAAATGCAAAAATTAAAATAAGCGAAAAAACCAATGAACAATAA